In SAR202 cluster bacterium, one DNA window encodes the following:
- a CDS encoding DUF1800 domain-containing protein produces MPEKNLALMAHLMRRAGFGAAYEEIEARAKKGYEDTVEELLEPQAHGVDPIDEALIYRHNPGFQNPGGVSMVGQGHWVYRMVNSPRPLEEKVALFWHHVFATGNAKIDSMNQMQIQIDMFRQHGLGNFRDLLIRVSKDPAMIFWLDNNQNHKDAPNENWGRELLELFSMGQGNYTEKDVKEASRAFTGWTISAKLPRSPYNRFAWEFEYHAEDHDDGEKTFLGHKGRFNGDDIIDIILKQPATARFIARHMYNFFVADEVQVPSWLDVPPRDSVAINILASALMESGWDIKHTLRVLFNSDFFKDEKVWHNKVKSPAELVVSSLKLVGQHATPQPGISNIGVEIENQGQALLNPPSVEGWHTGQEWIDTGALVQRINFVANRVGDPALPGVRRIIDRLSSKGELSPKELVAGCLELMGDVQVEKSTFDELVSHASQSGPANRGKTEAERRAFASRVCEVLQLIAATREYQFG; encoded by the coding sequence ATGCCGGAAAAGAATCTCGCGTTGATGGCCCATCTGATGCGACGCGCCGGTTTCGGCGCCGCATACGAAGAGATTGAAGCGCGGGCTAAGAAAGGGTACGAGGACACCGTCGAAGAGCTTCTGGAACCCCAGGCCCACGGCGTCGACCCCATAGACGAGGCATTAATATATCGACACAACCCTGGCTTCCAGAACCCCGGCGGCGTGTCCATGGTCGGCCAGGGACACTGGGTCTATCGAATGGTCAACAGCCCCAGGCCCCTGGAAGAAAAAGTTGCCCTCTTCTGGCATCACGTTTTCGCCACCGGCAACGCCAAAATCGACAGTATGAACCAGATGCAGATCCAGATCGATATGTTCCGCCAGCACGGCCTCGGCAACTTCCGAGACCTTCTCATACGCGTCTCCAAAGACCCTGCCATGATCTTCTGGCTGGACAACAACCAGAACCATAAGGACGCCCCCAACGAGAACTGGGGTAGGGAACTGCTGGAGCTGTTCTCCATGGGACAGGGGAACTACACCGAAAAGGATGTGAAAGAGGCCTCCCGCGCCTTCACCGGCTGGACCATCTCCGCCAAGCTGCCCCGCTCCCCCTACAATCGATTTGCCTGGGAGTTCGAGTACCACGCCGAGGACCACGATGACGGCGAAAAGACCTTCCTGGGCCACAAGGGCCGATTTAACGGCGACGACATCATCGACATTATCCTCAAGCAGCCGGCCACTGCCAGGTTCATCGCGCGGCACATGTATAACTTCTTCGTCGCCGATGAAGTCCAGGTGCCGTCGTGGCTGGACGTGCCGCCCCGTGACTCGGTGGCTATAAACATCTTGGCATCAGCCCTCATGGAGTCCGGCTGGGACATCAAGCACACGCTGCGAGTCCTCTTCAACTCGGACTTTTTTAAGGACGAGAAGGTGTGGCATAACAAGGTCAAGAGTCCCGCCGAGCTGGTAGTCAGTTCCCTGAAGCTGGTCGGCCAGCACGCCACGCCACAGCCCGGCATCTCCAACATCGGCGTCGAAATCGAAAACCAGGGCCAGGCTTTGCTGAACCCGCCCAGCGTCGAAGGCTGGCACACCGGCCAGGAGTGGATCGACACCGGCGCGCTAGTCCAGCGCATCAACTTCGTCGCCAACCGCGTCGGCGACCCCGCCCTGCCCGGCGTCCGCCGCATCATCGACCGCCTGTCGTCTAAGGGCGAGTTGTCGCCCAAGGAGCTGGTGGCGGGCTGTCTGGAGCTTATGGGCGACGTGCAGGTGGAGAAGTCCACCTTCGATGAGCTGGTCTCCCACGCCTCCCAGTCCGGCCCGGCCAATCGTGGCAAGACCGAGGCCGAGCGCCGCGCCTTCGCCAGCCGCGTCTGCGAAGTCCTCCAGCTTATCGCTGCCACCCGCGAGTACCAATTTGGCTAA
- a CDS encoding acetate--CoA ligase: MELINPVIKRWLDDGKRDPVAFWAKAAEQLPWFRKWDTPFERQYPSFKWFIGGQTNISYNALDYHVDRGCGGHAALITFNERGQERVLTYTQLLREVERTAAALRGMGIKKGDPITIYMPTCSESIVLMLACARIAAIHSVVFAGFGPGALGERIRASGSRLVFAGDATYRRGRDIALKTIVDKALSQVENSVEHVIVLRRGSADCPMTKGRDLDWPEFLTRAQGHSGAHEVLEANETLYILATSGTTSKPKLTMHTHGGYQVGIHSMAKWVFGLKPTDVWWATSEIGWAVGHSYIVYGPLLSGATTIAYEGALDYPGPELFWKAIDRFGITGVFTSPTAVRLLMGHGEDVAKPYSLASLERVFCAGEALNPPAWEWLQKKALRSRIPVIDHYWQTETGGPIIGNPYGLGMLPIKPGSAGIPLPGIQVEVVGQEGQPVKAGEPGIMVVTHPFPSLTPSLWGEPERYKQDYWDKVPGKYYTGDATRMDDDGYIWFSGRADEVIKIAAHRIGTIEVESAFLKHPAVAEAGVTGKPDDLRGEVAAGFIVLKKGQQPTEKLRKELLQTIRNELGAVVVVSDINFVRMLPKTRSGKIMRRVLKAVVLNREPGDITTIEEEGSVEEAREAWRQMTCQA, from the coding sequence ATGGAGCTTATAAACCCAGTAATCAAGCGTTGGCTCGATGATGGCAAGCGCGACCCGGTGGCTTTCTGGGCCAAAGCAGCGGAGCAGCTTCCCTGGTTCCGAAAGTGGGATACGCCCTTCGAGCGGCAGTACCCCTCCTTCAAGTGGTTTATCGGCGGGCAGACTAATATCTCCTATAACGCCCTTGATTATCACGTGGACCGTGGCTGCGGAGGCCACGCAGCCCTTATCACCTTCAACGAACGGGGCCAAGAGCGAGTCCTGACCTATACCCAGCTTCTTAGAGAGGTCGAGCGAACAGCGGCGGCGCTGCGCGGAATGGGCATTAAGAAAGGCGATCCTATCACTATCTATATGCCCACCTGCTCCGAGTCCATTGTCTTGATGCTTGCCTGCGCGCGCATCGCCGCCATCCACTCAGTGGTGTTCGCGGGGTTTGGGCCCGGCGCCCTGGGCGAGCGCATCCGCGCCAGCGGCTCCCGCCTTGTCTTTGCCGGCGATGCGACTTACCGCCGTGGCCGCGACATCGCCCTGAAGACTATCGTCGATAAGGCGCTGAGCCAGGTCGAGAACAGCGTTGAGCATGTGATTGTCTTGCGCCGTGGTTCTGCGGATTGTCCTATGACTAAGGGCCGTGACCTGGACTGGCCCGAGTTCCTCACCCGCGCCCAAGGCCACTCAGGAGCCCACGAGGTCCTGGAAGCCAATGAGACCCTTTATATCCTCGCTACGTCTGGGACAACTTCCAAACCCAAGCTGACCATGCACACCCACGGCGGCTATCAAGTGGGTATCCACAGTATGGCTAAGTGGGTCTTTGGACTCAAGCCGACGGACGTATGGTGGGCTACCTCCGAGATTGGATGGGCCGTGGGTCACAGCTACATCGTATATGGCCCGCTGCTCAGCGGCGCTACAACGATTGCTTACGAGGGCGCCCTCGATTACCCCGGGCCGGAGCTCTTCTGGAAAGCCATCGACCGCTTTGGCATCACAGGCGTATTTACCTCCCCCACCGCTGTTCGATTGCTCATGGGCCATGGCGAGGATGTGGCTAAACCGTATAGCCTGGCATCATTGGAACGTGTCTTCTGCGCCGGCGAAGCGTTGAACCCGCCCGCCTGGGAATGGCTGCAGAAGAAGGCGTTGCGCAGCCGGATCCCAGTTATCGACCACTACTGGCAGACCGAGACCGGGGGGCCTATCATTGGCAACCCTTACGGCCTCGGAATGCTTCCCATCAAGCCCGGCTCCGCGGGCATTCCCCTGCCCGGCATACAAGTGGAGGTCGTCGGCCAGGAAGGCCAGCCGGTCAAGGCCGGGGAGCCTGGAATCATGGTCGTCACCCACCCCTTTCCCAGCCTGACTCCGTCGCTGTGGGGAGAGCCGGAGCGGTACAAGCAGGACTACTGGGACAAGGTCCCCGGAAAATACTATACCGGCGATGCCACTCGGATGGATGACGATGGCTATATCTGGTTCTCAGGCCGCGCTGATGAGGTCATAAAGATTGCCGCCCATCGCATCGGCACCATCGAGGTCGAGAGCGCTTTCCTCAAGCATCCCGCGGTGGCGGAAGCAGGCGTCACCGGCAAGCCGGATGATCTGCGCGGCGAGGTGGCAGCCGGCTTCATAGTGCTCAAGAAAGGCCAGCAGCCCACCGAAAAACTTCGCAAAGAGCTGTTGCAGACCATACGCAACGAGCTCGGCGCCGTCGTGGTCGTCTCGGACATCAACTTCGTCCGTATGCTTCCCAAAACGCGGAGCGGCAAGATTATGCGCCGTGTCCTCAAAGCAGTCGTGCTCAACCGCGAGCCTGGCGACATCACTACCATCGAGGAGGAGGGCTCGGTTGAAGAGGCCCGCGAAGCCTGGCGGCAAATGACGTGCCAGGCTTAG
- a CDS encoding heme-binding protein, which produces MLTKYALSSDQCQAAITAMLADFKKRKDAPPIAAAIVDDNGNLLAFTRIDGCRPQLGRNAIKKAYTAALTGMDSEEYAKSMKQRGKTVAEFGDPMLFDIPGGILVKHPKTEQIMGGIGVAGLPAGPGDSDVALAGLKAMGLDGKK; this is translated from the coding sequence ATGTTGACCAAATACGCCCTTAGCTCCGACCAGTGCCAGGCGGCCATCACGGCCATGCTGGCGGATTTCAAGAAGCGGAAGGACGCGCCGCCTATAGCCGCGGCCATTGTGGACGACAACGGCAACCTGCTGGCCTTCACCCGCATCGACGGCTGCCGTCCCCAACTAGGCCGCAATGCTATCAAGAAGGCTTACACCGCCGCCCTGACCGGCATGGACAGCGAGGAGTACGCCAAGTCGATGAAGCAGCGAGGCAAGACCGTGGCCGAGTTTGGCGACCCCATGCTCTTCGACATACCCGGCGGCATCCTGGTGAAGCACCCCAAGACGGAGCAGATTATGGGCGGCATCGGCGTGGCGGGGCTGCCGGCGGGGCCGGGGGATAGCGACGTGGCGCTGGCGGGATTGAAGGCGATGGGGTTGGATGGCAAAAAGTAG
- a CDS encoding PIG-L family deacetylase: MADAYNGYKRGMVVVAHPDDAEFGFSGTVAKFCQQGIEMFYVLCTDGSKGSSDSKMTPDKLAKIRMKEQRDACDVLGVKDVVFLGYEDAMLVANLDLRRDIAREIRRFKPDVLICQSPLRSFNATNYLGHPDHLAAAEATLSAVFPTARDHLTFPELLKQGFQPHKVREVLVSGGDHSDTWFDVGDSLDTAIAALKKHVSQVGGRDAEVEKRMKEWRADAGQPKNIKYAEGFKSFKLRV, encoded by the coding sequence ATGGCTGACGCCTACAACGGTTACAAACGGGGCATGGTGGTGGTGGCACATCCTGACGATGCCGAGTTCGGGTTCTCCGGCACCGTCGCCAAGTTCTGCCAGCAGGGCATCGAAATGTTCTACGTCCTCTGCACCGACGGCAGCAAGGGCAGCAGCGACTCCAAGATGACCCCGGACAAGCTGGCGAAAATCCGAATGAAGGAGCAGCGGGACGCCTGCGACGTGCTGGGTGTCAAAGACGTGGTGTTCTTAGGATACGAGGACGCGATGCTGGTGGCCAACCTGGACCTACGCCGCGACATCGCCCGCGAGATACGCCGCTTCAAGCCCGACGTCCTTATCTGCCAGTCGCCCCTGCGCAGTTTCAACGCGACTAACTACCTGGGCCACCCCGACCACCTGGCCGCCGCTGAGGCCACCCTCTCCGCCGTCTTCCCCACCGCCCGCGACCACCTCACCTTCCCCGAGTTACTGAAACAAGGCTTCCAGCCCCATAAGGTTCGCGAAGTCCTGGTCTCCGGCGGCGACCATTCCGACACCTGGTTTGACGTTGGCGACTCCCTGGATACCGCTATTGCCGCGCTGAAGAAGCATGTAAGCCAGGTCGGCGGACGTGACGCTGAGGTCGAAAAAAGGATGAAAGAGTGGCGCGCCGACGCCGGCCAGCCCAAGAATATCAAGTACGCCGAGGGGTTTAAGAGCTTTAAGCTGCGGGTGTAA
- a CDS encoding MFS transporter encodes MMAAWVAGRTRRVFYGWWIVASGMVSAGLTAGTFFHGFQFFFEPMRQQFGWSRTVISGAYSLSRVESGFLGPLGGWLVQKHGPQKIMVVGVLVFGGGFILMSQTRSVAMFYIAFLVLSIGSSLASWNPVGVAINNWFRKKRSRAVGLMMFGMGLGGLIVAPLVALSIGAFGWEATAIGCGVVSVIILLPLVRVVRLEPEPHGYLPDGDAPPEPGASTSDGKTSSLDREYDFTVKEALRTRAFWLLSLGHSLALLALSALSLHLVPYLESELDFSQASAAQVVIVMTAAMMAGQPIGGYLGDRFPKQHLSAIAMLGHGLGILLLATASGMPQVLAGVLVHGVCWGIRGPILTAMRGDFFGRRNFAVINGFTQVVMMVGQTIGPILAGFMADHYSYGLGFKIIAAITASGFFLFLFLKSPQPDKKRQLEEAQGKAPAA; translated from the coding sequence GTGATGGCCGCCTGGGTCGCGGGGCGGACGCGCCGCGTTTTCTACGGCTGGTGGATCGTGGCCTCGGGGATGGTATCGGCGGGGCTAACCGCCGGCACCTTCTTTCACGGCTTCCAGTTCTTCTTTGAGCCTATGCGCCAGCAGTTCGGCTGGAGCCGTACCGTCATCTCCGGCGCCTACTCCCTCTCGCGCGTCGAAAGCGGATTCCTCGGCCCTCTGGGCGGCTGGCTGGTGCAGAAGCACGGCCCGCAAAAAATCATGGTGGTGGGCGTCCTCGTCTTTGGCGGGGGGTTCATCCTCATGAGCCAGACCCGCTCTGTGGCGATGTTCTACATCGCCTTCCTGGTCCTCTCCATAGGCTCCAGCCTCGCCTCCTGGAACCCCGTCGGCGTCGCTATAAACAACTGGTTCCGCAAGAAACGCTCCCGCGCCGTTGGCCTGATGATGTTCGGCATGGGCCTGGGCGGCCTCATCGTGGCGCCCCTGGTTGCCCTGAGCATCGGCGCCTTCGGCTGGGAGGCCACGGCCATCGGCTGCGGTGTCGTGTCTGTTATCATCCTGCTGCCGCTGGTCCGTGTCGTCCGATTGGAACCCGAGCCCCACGGCTACCTGCCTGACGGCGACGCGCCGCCCGAGCCCGGCGCCTCTACCTCCGATGGCAAAACCTCTTCTCTAGACCGCGAGTACGATTTCACCGTAAAAGAAGCCTTGCGCACCCGCGCCTTCTGGCTCCTCTCCCTGGGCCACTCCCTGGCTTTGCTGGCCCTGTCGGCCCTCAGCCTCCACCTTGTCCCCTACCTGGAGTCTGAGCTTGACTTCTCCCAAGCCTCCGCCGCCCAGGTCGTCATCGTCATGACCGCGGCCATGATGGCGGGCCAGCCCATCGGCGGCTACCTGGGCGATAGGTTCCCCAAACAGCACCTTTCGGCCATCGCCATGCTCGGCCACGGCTTGGGCATATTACTGCTCGCCACGGCCAGCGGCATGCCCCAGGTGCTGGCGGGCGTCCTTGTTCACGGCGTGTGCTGGGGCATTCGAGGCCCCATCCTGACGGCCATGCGCGGCGACTTCTTTGGACGGCGCAACTTTGCCGTCATCAACGGCTTCACCCAGGTGGTGATGATGGTGGGCCAGACCATCGGCCCCATCCTGGCCGGGTTCATGGCCGACCACTACAGCTACGGGCTGGGGTTCAAAATCATTGCCGCCATCACCGCCTCGGGCTTCTTCCTGTTCCTTTTCCTCAAAAGTCCCCAGCCTGATAAAAAGCGGCAACTAGAGGAGGCCCAGGGCAAAGCCCCCGCGGCCTAG
- a CDS encoding VOC family protein: MTTVLDHTIVPAKDQEESARWYSKILGFKYEGQMGPFSAARVNDTLVFDFRTENEEFDSMHYAFAMSPEEFDATFQRVKKAKIPFGDGPFDIENMRGPGVTMGAKGQGKAVYFRDPNGHVLEIKTY; this comes from the coding sequence ATGACGACAGTTTTAGACCACACTATCGTTCCCGCCAAGGACCAGGAAGAGTCCGCGCGATGGTACAGCAAAATCCTGGGTTTCAAATATGAAGGCCAGATGGGCCCCTTCTCCGCCGCGCGAGTCAATGACACCCTGGTCTTCGACTTCCGCACCGAGAATGAAGAGTTCGATTCGATGCACTATGCCTTCGCCATGTCGCCGGAGGAGTTCGACGCCACGTTCCAGCGCGTCAAGAAGGCCAAAATTCCTTTCGGCGATGGCCCCTTCGACATCGAGAACATGCGCGGGCCGGGCGTGACCATGGGCGCCAAGGGCCAGGGCAAGGCTGTGTACTTTCGAGACCCCAACGGCCACGTGCTGGAGATTAAGACCTACTAG
- a CDS encoding VOC family protein yields MKFGMNHIHLKSKDARKTAQWYVENFGARIVEEVRINGPLTVRTDLGGVRINITEPPPGGIPAGDSSVKLGLEHFGIETDDLDGVMASLQKKRVKVLEPVRTLATGMRIAFVEAPDNVRLELMQPV; encoded by the coding sequence ATGAAATTTGGCATGAACCATATCCACCTCAAGTCCAAAGACGCCCGCAAGACCGCCCAGTGGTACGTCGAGAACTTTGGCGCGCGCATCGTCGAGGAGGTGCGGATAAACGGCCCGCTCACCGTCCGCACCGACCTGGGCGGCGTCCGCATCAACATAACCGAGCCTCCGCCCGGCGGGATTCCTGCCGGCGACTCGTCGGTGAAACTAGGCCTGGAACACTTCGGCATCGAGACCGATGACCTGGACGGCGTCATGGCGAGCCTCCAGAAGAAACGTGTCAAGGTGCTGGAGCCGGTCCGCACCCTGGCCACCGGAATGCGCATCGCCTTTGTGGAAGCGCCCGATAACGTACGATTAGAGCTTATGCAGCCTGTTTAG